Proteins found in one Ischnura elegans chromosome 11, ioIscEleg1.1, whole genome shotgun sequence genomic segment:
- the LOC124167564 gene encoding MAD2L1-binding protein-like: MSGKGKNMHEALVDIKFEENLTWVACSKIVIEIIKYLAYQKQQIPYPFEQLKLLVNKKKTDVGGGVNTTNKSLSSARYHSKAAEAVETLESIFQNIEAEFMISSQGGCNGVEEVVVLFGPTPVTPKDVFRIQIPEIRRDFDFETPKPPSRKMMVHLLRCLLESESLHSIVSQPVNTTNTFIFFKRKSNPVLGTSDNFVAKSWFLPRENFKLPQKGRQAVLKIEYAVKEFVALEAESPLARPLVEISDCESTPVKDDHPINVLRSPLKKVENLRQSGLCGNEKVIKIPGFKLPNHIVFKAPKPLLDVPESSKLSNDLGEVKCMKNGAMSSMNRLSDDFEKLSFNPCPEKNASGCSSIVWFEARAPIKGFKDCVVNGISSITS, from the exons ATGTCGGGGAAAGGGAAGAATATGCATGAAGCTCTAGTTGACATTAAGTTTGAAGAGAATTTGACGTGGGTGGCATGCTCgaaaattgtaattgaaattattaaatacttGGCATACCAAAAGCAACAAATACCGTATCCATTCGAGCAACTGAAGCTTTTAGTGAATAAAAAGAAAACCGACGTAGGTGGTGGGGTAAATACAACCAACAAA TCGCTGAGTTCTGCAAGATATCACAGTAAGGCGGCAGAAGCAGTTGAGACATTGGAAAGCATTTTCCAA AATATTGAGGCTGAGTTTATGATCAGCAGTCAAGGTGGCTGCAATGGAGTTGAAGAAGTTGTTGTGTTATTTGGCCCAACTCCGGTTACCCCTAAGGATGTATTCAGAATACAAATTCCCGAAATTAGAAGagattttgattttgaaacacCAAAGCCTCCCTCTCGGAAGATGATGGTGCATCTCCTCAG GTGCCTTCTAGAATCTGAGAGCCTCCATTCGATTGTGAGCCAGCCAGTTAACACcacaaatacattcattttctttaaaaggaaATCGAATCCTGTTCTGGGTACTTCAGATAATTTTGTTGCCAAGAGTTGGTTCCTGCCAAGAGAGAATTTTAAACTACCACAAAAAGGTAGGCAAGCAGTATTGAAGATAGAATATGCCGTGAAAGAGTTTGTGGCACTAGAGGCAGAATCTCCTTTGGCTAGACCTCTTGTGGAGATAAGCGATTGTGAAAGCACACCTGTGAAGGATGATCACCCAATAAATGTGCTCCGTTCTCCGCTAAAGAAGGTGGAAAACCTTAGACAATCAGGACTGTGTGGCAacgaaaaagtcataaaaataccTGGTTTCAAGCTCCCAAATCACATAGTCTTCAAAGCACCTAAGCCACTGCTAGATGTGCCAGAAAGCAGTAAGCTCAGCAACGATCTCGGTGAAGTAAAGTGCATGAAAAATGGTGCAATGAGTTCTATGAACAGATTGAGTGATGATTTTGAGAAACTTTCCTTTAATCCTTGCCCGGAGAAAAATGCATCAGGTTGTAGCTCGATTGTATGGTTTGAAGCCCGTGCACCAATTAAAGGTTTTAAAGACTGTGTTGTTAACGGAATTTCCTCTATTACATCATGA
- the LOC124167562 gene encoding FERM domain-containing protein 8 isoform X2, whose product MASSNNSASNSSIPANCSDKGREKIATMDLGNGHSVDIVGGSGLGSSQSYITVIPVDYPRRVMLQPPPGSEFLVEQYSDYLRERARDDYLRGEYNLGSGDANAAAAAAARFEEVVGPLYTVSQRFEREKQLQPQQTQQQQHRQEHQPSMASAAGYAHDAFEAEHEWEREQERAAILASLPSNAPDASGKDDCSVVQPHHQHQDTLKLQHCVSQAIRASNIAPSNGPGILHGPHPIQTCVYLMSGVVVQLDVEAGIAATAQDLLEAVLSVESLGLSGALPNSNAPAAGGARPVTQTPIFALWMCSGLLEVQLKPHHRPWEVRCQWMHFLNRFSQASESRKERDDPIISLQRNVFLPRREEEKIKDQHILDLLYEEASFNIVEGRYPCEVSHYVTLGGIQARIKLGPYNPQVHTIDFFRQQQRKLLPSHVRRCRGWSWLPGFGGKSSPEVRLLEHFKRIPSSTATKRLVRKYLEFCWSLPFYGGAFFRGQVEEPVRGLTSLVTHQDLPVLIAINSQGVYVVDDVQCTMLLGLKYEELSWDFAKPSRDDDPDCLPCLFLQFMVLENGARVSKILQVFSKQAAMMDALISSFVQELKQKVVNYSDEVDRPHYDTSTDSDDTQVPLTMVTRRELPQSCLSNKLSKLTLATFDEDGRCIGQMGSWSFSH is encoded by the exons ATGGCTTCTTCGAATAATTCAGCGTCAAATTCTTCAATTCCTGCTAATTGTTCTGATAAAGGCCGAGAAAAAATAGCCACTATGGATTTAGGAAATGGCCATTCTGTCGACATTGTGGGAGGGAGTGGTTTAGGAAGTTCACAGAGCTACATTACAGTCATACCAGTCGATTATCCAAGAAGAGTGATGCTTCAGCCTCCTCCAGGTTCTGAGTTTCTTGTTGAACAGTACAG CGATTATCTCCGGGAGCGTGCGAGGGATGATTACTTGCGTGGCGAGTACAACTTGGGCAGCGGTGACGCCAAtgcggcagcagcagcagctgcCAGGTTTGAGGAAGTGGTTGGCCCCCTCTACACTGTGTCACAGAGGTTTGAGCGAGAGAAGCAACTCCAACCTCAGCAAACGCAGCAGCAGCAACACAGGCAGGAACACCAGCCATCGATGGCCTCTGCTGCCGGGTACGCTCACGATGCTTTCGAGGCGGAGCACGAATGGGAACGAGAGCAGGAGAGGGCGGCGATCCTTGCCAGTCTTCCGAGCAATGCACCGGATGCAAGTGGTAAAGATGACTGCTCTGTGGTGCAGCCTCATCACCAGCACCAAGACACCCTCAAGTTGCAGCACTGTGTCTCACAGGCAATTCGAG CATCTAACATAGCTCCATCCAATGGTCCTGGCATTCTTCATGGTCCCCACCCGATTCAGACGTGCGTTTACTTGATGTCTGGAGTGGTCGTTCAGCTTGATGTGGAGGCTGGAATTGCGGCAACAGCCCAAGACCTCCTGGAAGCTGTTCTCAGTGTCGAATCATTGGGACTGTCTGGTGCCCTGCCAAACTCCAATGCCCCCGCTGCTGGTGGTGCTAGACCTGTGACCCAGACACCTATATTTGCTCTGTGGATGTGCTCTGGCCTCCTAG AGGTGCAATTAAAACCTCACCATCGTCCGTGGGAAGTGCGCTGCCAATGGATGCACTTCCTCAACCGATTCAGTCAGGCATCTGAGTCACGCAAGGAAAGGGATGATCCGATAATCTCTCTGCAGCGTAATGTGTTTCTTCCcaggagggaggaagagaagatTAA GGATCAGCACATATTAGACCTACTGTATGAAGAGGCATCATTCAATATTGTTGAAGGACGATACCCGTGTGAAGTGTCACATTATGTCACTCTCGGGGGTATACAAGCCCGGATCAAATTAGGTCCTTACAATCCACAAGTGCACACCATTGACTTTTTCAG GCAGCAGCAGCGGAAGCTTCTGCCTTCTCACGTGCGTCGATGTCGTGGCTGGAGTTGGCTGCCTGGATTCGGTGGAAAGTCTTCCCCGGAAGTGAGGCTTCTCGAACATTTTAAGAGAATCCCATCTAGCACTGCCACCAAAAGGCTTGTGAGGAAATACCTTGAATTTTGCTGGTCTCTCCCCTTCTATGG tgGTGCTTTCTTCCGAGGACAAGTTGAAGAGCCAGTGAGGGGTTTAACATCACTAGTTACTCATCAGGATCTTCCTGTTCTGATTGCCATCAACTCTCAAGGAGTTTATGTTGTTGATGATGTCCAGTGT ACCATGTTGTTGGGCCTCAAGTATGAAGAGCTTTCTTGGGATTTTGCCAAACCCTCTAGGGATGATGACCCAGATTGTTTACCCTGCCTGTTTCTGCAATTCATGGTTCTTGAAAATGGTGCCAGGGTATCAAAGATTCTTCAAGTATTTTCAAAACAG GCTGCCATGATGGATGCCCTAATATCCTCATTTGTGCAGGAACTGAAACAGAAAGTGGTCAATTATTCTGATGAAGTGGATAGGCCTCATTATGACACATCAACTGACAGTGATG ACACCCAAGTTCCCCTGACCATGGTAACAAGAAGGGAACTTCCTCAGTCTTGCCTAAGCAACAAATTGAGTAAACTCACCTTGGCCACTTTTGATGAAGATG GACGGTGTATTGGGCAAATGGGTTCATGGTCTTTTAGCCATTGA
- the LOC124167562 gene encoding FERM domain-containing protein 8 isoform X1: MASSNNSASNSSIPANCSDKGREKIATMDLGNGHSVDIVGGSGLGSSQSYITVIPVDYPRRVMLQPPPGSEFLVEQYSDYLRERARDDYLRGEYNLGSGDANAAAAAAARFEEVVGPLYTVSQRFEREKQLQPQQTQQQQHRQEHQPSMASAAGYAHDAFEAEHEWEREQERAAILASLPSNAPDASGKDDCSVVQPHHQHQDTLKLQHCVSQAIRVVAIPPFFFSPPASNIAPSNGPGILHGPHPIQTCVYLMSGVVVQLDVEAGIAATAQDLLEAVLSVESLGLSGALPNSNAPAAGGARPVTQTPIFALWMCSGLLEVQLKPHHRPWEVRCQWMHFLNRFSQASESRKERDDPIISLQRNVFLPRREEEKIKDQHILDLLYEEASFNIVEGRYPCEVSHYVTLGGIQARIKLGPYNPQVHTIDFFRQQQRKLLPSHVRRCRGWSWLPGFGGKSSPEVRLLEHFKRIPSSTATKRLVRKYLEFCWSLPFYGGAFFRGQVEEPVRGLTSLVTHQDLPVLIAINSQGVYVVDDVQCTMLLGLKYEELSWDFAKPSRDDDPDCLPCLFLQFMVLENGARVSKILQVFSKQAAMMDALISSFVQELKQKVVNYSDEVDRPHYDTSTDSDDTQVPLTMVTRRELPQSCLSNKLSKLTLATFDEDGRCIGQMGSWSFSH; encoded by the exons ATGGCTTCTTCGAATAATTCAGCGTCAAATTCTTCAATTCCTGCTAATTGTTCTGATAAAGGCCGAGAAAAAATAGCCACTATGGATTTAGGAAATGGCCATTCTGTCGACATTGTGGGAGGGAGTGGTTTAGGAAGTTCACAGAGCTACATTACAGTCATACCAGTCGATTATCCAAGAAGAGTGATGCTTCAGCCTCCTCCAGGTTCTGAGTTTCTTGTTGAACAGTACAG CGATTATCTCCGGGAGCGTGCGAGGGATGATTACTTGCGTGGCGAGTACAACTTGGGCAGCGGTGACGCCAAtgcggcagcagcagcagctgcCAGGTTTGAGGAAGTGGTTGGCCCCCTCTACACTGTGTCACAGAGGTTTGAGCGAGAGAAGCAACTCCAACCTCAGCAAACGCAGCAGCAGCAACACAGGCAGGAACACCAGCCATCGATGGCCTCTGCTGCCGGGTACGCTCACGATGCTTTCGAGGCGGAGCACGAATGGGAACGAGAGCAGGAGAGGGCGGCGATCCTTGCCAGTCTTCCGAGCAATGCACCGGATGCAAGTGGTAAAGATGACTGCTCTGTGGTGCAGCCTCATCACCAGCACCAAGACACCCTCAAGTTGCAGCACTGTGTCTCACAGGCAATTCGAG TGGTTGCAATACcaccttttttcttttctcccccAGCATCTAACATAGCTCCATCCAATGGTCCTGGCATTCTTCATGGTCCCCACCCGATTCAGACGTGCGTTTACTTGATGTCTGGAGTGGTCGTTCAGCTTGATGTGGAGGCTGGAATTGCGGCAACAGCCCAAGACCTCCTGGAAGCTGTTCTCAGTGTCGAATCATTGGGACTGTCTGGTGCCCTGCCAAACTCCAATGCCCCCGCTGCTGGTGGTGCTAGACCTGTGACCCAGACACCTATATTTGCTCTGTGGATGTGCTCTGGCCTCCTAG AGGTGCAATTAAAACCTCACCATCGTCCGTGGGAAGTGCGCTGCCAATGGATGCACTTCCTCAACCGATTCAGTCAGGCATCTGAGTCACGCAAGGAAAGGGATGATCCGATAATCTCTCTGCAGCGTAATGTGTTTCTTCCcaggagggaggaagagaagatTAA GGATCAGCACATATTAGACCTACTGTATGAAGAGGCATCATTCAATATTGTTGAAGGACGATACCCGTGTGAAGTGTCACATTATGTCACTCTCGGGGGTATACAAGCCCGGATCAAATTAGGTCCTTACAATCCACAAGTGCACACCATTGACTTTTTCAG GCAGCAGCAGCGGAAGCTTCTGCCTTCTCACGTGCGTCGATGTCGTGGCTGGAGTTGGCTGCCTGGATTCGGTGGAAAGTCTTCCCCGGAAGTGAGGCTTCTCGAACATTTTAAGAGAATCCCATCTAGCACTGCCACCAAAAGGCTTGTGAGGAAATACCTTGAATTTTGCTGGTCTCTCCCCTTCTATGG tgGTGCTTTCTTCCGAGGACAAGTTGAAGAGCCAGTGAGGGGTTTAACATCACTAGTTACTCATCAGGATCTTCCTGTTCTGATTGCCATCAACTCTCAAGGAGTTTATGTTGTTGATGATGTCCAGTGT ACCATGTTGTTGGGCCTCAAGTATGAAGAGCTTTCTTGGGATTTTGCCAAACCCTCTAGGGATGATGACCCAGATTGTTTACCCTGCCTGTTTCTGCAATTCATGGTTCTTGAAAATGGTGCCAGGGTATCAAAGATTCTTCAAGTATTTTCAAAACAG GCTGCCATGATGGATGCCCTAATATCCTCATTTGTGCAGGAACTGAAACAGAAAGTGGTCAATTATTCTGATGAAGTGGATAGGCCTCATTATGACACATCAACTGACAGTGATG ACACCCAAGTTCCCCTGACCATGGTAACAAGAAGGGAACTTCCTCAGTCTTGCCTAAGCAACAAATTGAGTAAACTCACCTTGGCCACTTTTGATGAAGATG GACGGTGTATTGGGCAAATGGGTTCATGGTCTTTTAGCCATTGA